One region of Halomonas huangheensis genomic DNA includes:
- a CDS encoding ClpXP protease specificity-enhancing factor, producing the protein MKSSRPYLARALYEWLLDNELTPYIVVDAEQELVEVPRQFVQNGQIVLNLGPTAVRDLHMDNEQIRFSARFSGKSENLFVPMSALIALYARENGVGMVFGHEPVLPSDEAEGAENDESVSLEVVDTENDDELVTSEADENEHPPRKKGRPSLRVIK; encoded by the coding sequence ATGAAGTCTAGTCGCCCCTACCTGGCCAGGGCCCTCTACGAGTGGTTGCTGGACAACGAACTGACCCCTTATATCGTCGTCGACGCTGAGCAGGAGTTGGTGGAAGTACCGCGCCAATTCGTTCAGAACGGGCAGATTGTGCTTAACCTGGGTCCGACGGCGGTGCGTGACTTGCACATGGACAATGAGCAGATCCGCTTTTCTGCTCGTTTCAGTGGCAAGTCGGAAAACCTGTTCGTACCGATGTCGGCACTGATCGCGCTTTATGCGCGAGAGAATGGTGTCGGGATGGTGTTCGGCCACGAGCCGGTACTGCCTTCTGATGAGGCGGAAGGTGCCGAGAATGATGAGTCGGTGTCATTGGAAGTCGTGGATACCGAAAACGATGACGAACTGGTGACCTCTGAGGCGGATGAGAATGAGCATCCTCCACGCAAGAAAGGGCGTCCATCGTTGCGCGTCATCAAGTGA
- the sspA gene encoding stringent starvation protein SspA has protein sequence MGVVAKRSSMIFYSGGDDHYSHRVRIVLAEKGVAVDIVEVGEDSHPEELADLNPYNSVPTLLDRDLVLYESKVMMEYLDERFPHPPLLPVYPVARAQSRLWMHRIEREWCPMVERIQAGSKKEADKARKELRESLIGISPIFEDMPFFMSEEFTLVDCCLAPVLWRLPALGIELPEKQVRPLLNYMERVFAREGFKAALSEAEREMRI, from the coding sequence ATGGGTGTAGTGGCCAAGCGGTCGTCGATGATCTTCTACTCCGGTGGCGATGATCATTACAGTCATCGTGTGCGGATTGTGTTGGCCGAGAAGGGAGTTGCCGTCGATATCGTTGAGGTTGGTGAGGATAGCCACCCCGAGGAGCTGGCGGATCTGAATCCTTACAACAGTGTTCCCACGCTGCTTGATCGTGATCTGGTGCTTTATGAATCCAAGGTCATGATGGAATATCTGGATGAGCGCTTCCCGCATCCTCCGTTGTTGCCGGTTTATCCTGTGGCGCGCGCCCAGAGCCGTCTGTGGATGCATCGCATCGAGCGGGAGTGGTGCCCGATGGTCGAGCGCATTCAGGCAGGCAGCAAGAAGGAAGCCGACAAGGCGCGCAAGGAACTGCGTGAGAGTCTGATTGGCATCTCGCCGATTTTCGAGGACATGCCGTTCTTCATGAGTGAGGAGTTTACGCTGGTCGATTGCTGTCTGGCACCGGTCCTCTGGCGCTTGCCAGCGCTGGGTATCGAGTTGCCGGAGAAGCAGGTGCGCCCGCTGCTCAACTACATGGAGCGTGTGTTTGCTCGCGAAGGTTTCAAGGCCGCTTTGTCAGAGGCTGAACGCGAGATGCGTATCTGA
- a CDS encoding YraN family protein, which yields MLNPRAIFSRHRGALIERAAGEWLCQRGLAIVERNVQIRGGELDLVMRDGEILVFVEVRHRSDSRFGSPAETITQTKQRRLIKAARFYLHRNGLSCPCRFDVLAVTGAPPDLEYQWLKNAIEAN from the coding sequence ATGCTCAATCCGCGCGCGATATTCTCTCGCCACCGCGGCGCGCTGATTGAGCGCGCCGCTGGCGAGTGGCTCTGTCAGCGCGGACTGGCGATTGTCGAGCGTAATGTACAGATCCGCGGCGGCGAGCTGGATCTGGTGATGCGCGACGGTGAGATACTGGTCTTCGTCGAGGTGCGCCACCGTTCTGATTCACGCTTTGGCTCCCCCGCAGAGACCATCACCCAAACCAAGCAGCGTCGCCTGATCAAAGCGGCGCGTTTTTATCTTCATCGCAACGGGCTATCATGTCCTTGCCGCTTCGACGTACTGGCGGTCACCGGCGCTCCGCCTGACCTTGAATACCAATGGCTGAAAAATGCCATCGAAGCGAACTGA
- a CDS encoding BON domain-containing protein encodes MNQRSLGAILALSVVLLGGCSAVTSVTNPGTIDEDYHERTIGMEVEDGNIENKAKHNMGRVDARLNDSRINVDSYNGVVLLTGQVPSEELRTSAEDITSQVRNVRRVHNELTISGNLPGSRVMQDAWLTTKVNTVLATSNEINSSHIKVVTENATVYLMGMVSHAEGEQAVQIAASAGGMERIVKVFDYID; translated from the coding sequence ATGAATCAACGTTCACTTGGCGCCATTCTGGCGCTGTCTGTTGTGCTGCTTGGCGGCTGCTCGGCAGTCACGTCTGTAACCAATCCAGGCACGATCGACGAAGATTACCATGAGCGCACCATCGGCATGGAAGTCGAGGACGGGAACATCGAAAACAAGGCCAAGCACAACATGGGCCGCGTCGATGCTCGACTCAATGACTCCCGAATCAATGTCGACAGCTACAACGGTGTAGTACTGCTGACCGGCCAGGTCCCCAGCGAGGAATTGCGCACGAGTGCTGAGGATATCACCTCTCAAGTACGCAATGTGCGACGCGTCCATAACGAGCTGACGATCTCCGGCAACCTACCGGGCAGCCGCGTCATGCAGGATGCCTGGCTGACTACCAAGGTCAACACCGTGCTGGCCACCAGCAATGAAATCAACTCCAGCCATATAAAAGTGGTTACCGAGAACGCCACCGTCTACCTGATGGGCATGGTCAGCCACGCCGAAGGCGAGCAAGCCGTCCAGATCGCAGCAAGTGCAGGAGGCATGGAGCGCATCGTCAAGGTATTCGATTACATCGACTGA
- a CDS encoding cytochrome c1, which produces MKKQLFALLFALVPIGSFAAGGEEVHLQHMSPNLSDQPSLQRGMQLYVNYCMGCHSLEYQRFSRAAEDLAMPEDLVVDNLIFSPELGFNDQMHKAMSDEDAATWFGQSPPDLTLESRLRGTDWIYTYLLSFYRDAERPTGTNNLVFPAVGMPNVLESLQGVQEKVCTAENEGKGNAQVDSLSGKHQSCDSLELVSPGEMEPAEFEEAVYDLTNFLAYVGEPSRLQAQALAPKVLIFIFIFGVIAYLLKREYWRDVH; this is translated from the coding sequence ATGAAAAAGCAACTGTTCGCACTGCTCTTTGCGCTGGTACCCATAGGCTCTTTCGCTGCGGGTGGGGAGGAAGTACATCTCCAGCATATGTCACCGAACCTCTCCGACCAGCCATCTCTGCAGCGGGGCATGCAGCTCTATGTCAATTACTGCATGGGCTGTCATTCTCTGGAATACCAACGCTTTTCCCGTGCAGCTGAAGACCTGGCGATGCCTGAGGATCTGGTGGTCGACAACCTGATCTTTTCGCCGGAGTTGGGATTCAATGACCAGATGCACAAGGCGATGTCGGATGAAGACGCGGCAACCTGGTTTGGTCAGTCGCCACCCGATCTGACTCTCGAGTCACGTTTGCGTGGGACCGATTGGATCTATACGTATCTGCTGAGCTTTTATCGCGACGCGGAGCGCCCCACAGGCACCAATAATCTGGTGTTCCCGGCGGTGGGTATGCCCAATGTGCTGGAGTCGCTGCAGGGGGTGCAGGAGAAGGTTTGTACTGCCGAGAATGAAGGCAAGGGAAATGCACAGGTGGATTCCTTGAGTGGCAAGCACCAATCCTGCGACAGTCTGGAGCTTGTCTCGCCTGGCGAGATGGAGCCTGCCGAGTTCGAGGAGGCTGTCTACGACCTGACCAACTTCCTCGCTTACGTAGGTGAGCCATCCAGGCTTCAGGCTCAAGCACTAGCGCCCAAGGTGTTGATCTTTATCTTCATCTTTGGAGTCATTGCCTATCTTCTCAAGCGTGAGTATTGGCGCGACGTTCACTGA
- a CDS encoding peptidoglycan D,D-transpeptidase FtsI family protein gives MSREQTRGGVTPRRPPPMDPMGKVRYVVMLLLVLIAMGLLAGRIVDLHVIDRNFLQVQGNARILRTDPIPAHRGMITDRHGDPLAVSTPVVTVWANPQDLPEDDVQLVLLAQALGQDLGQLKSRIEKYSDHEFMYLRRRMTPEAAQEILDLRVPGVHAREEYKRYYPAGEVVAQLLGVTNVDDQGQEGLELAYQSWLAGQPGKRRVIKDRRGRLVRDLEVVQEAQPGGDLVLSIDQRLQYIAYRELKVAVDENDADGGTVVMMDARTGEVLAMANQPSYNPNNRAGLDPAGLRNQAMVDVFEPGSVIKPLAMSALLETGRFPPGTVVDTSPGWMRIDSYTIRDVSNNGQLTLAGILRKSSNIGMAKLTLQLDEPLVPQRYRELGFGQAPGTGFPGEAVGEVPSPQVWSSSQWAALSYGYGLSVSALQLASAYTAIANHGERMPTSLLRLNQPPQGQQVIRPDVADRVLAMMDEVVEPGTGARRAEVPGYTVAGKTGTVRKIGDAGYAQNAYRGLFVGITPVSDPRIITVVMIDHPRGDAYYGGAIAAPVFSRIAGSALRILDVPPDQPAGDEGH, from the coding sequence ATGAGTCGTGAGCAGACACGTGGCGGCGTGACGCCGCGCCGCCCGCCACCCATGGATCCCATGGGCAAGGTACGTTATGTGGTGATGTTGTTGCTGGTGCTGATAGCCATGGGACTATTGGCTGGCCGTATCGTCGACCTGCATGTCATCGATCGCAACTTCCTGCAGGTGCAGGGCAATGCACGTATTCTGCGTACCGACCCGATTCCCGCGCATCGCGGCATGATTACCGATCGCCATGGTGACCCGTTGGCGGTATCGACTCCCGTAGTCACGGTATGGGCCAACCCCCAGGATTTGCCTGAGGATGATGTGCAACTGGTATTGCTGGCTCAGGCGCTTGGTCAGGATCTTGGTCAGCTCAAGAGCCGTATCGAGAAATACAGTGATCATGAATTCATGTACCTGCGTAGGCGGATGACGCCGGAAGCTGCTCAGGAGATTCTCGATCTGCGTGTACCTGGGGTGCATGCTCGAGAAGAGTACAAGCGTTATTACCCGGCGGGTGAAGTTGTGGCTCAGCTGCTTGGCGTGACCAACGTTGATGACCAGGGGCAGGAAGGCCTGGAACTGGCCTATCAGTCCTGGTTGGCAGGACAGCCGGGCAAGCGCCGCGTGATCAAGGATCGCCGTGGTCGTCTGGTGCGTGATCTGGAAGTGGTTCAGGAAGCGCAGCCTGGTGGCGACCTGGTACTGTCCATTGATCAGCGCCTGCAATACATCGCTTACCGTGAGCTCAAGGTGGCGGTGGACGAGAATGATGCTGACGGCGGCACGGTGGTAATGATGGACGCTCGCACCGGTGAGGTGTTGGCGATGGCTAACCAGCCGTCCTACAACCCCAATAACCGCGCCGGTCTCGATCCTGCGGGGCTGCGTAATCAGGCGATGGTCGATGTCTTCGAGCCGGGGTCGGTAATCAAACCGCTGGCGATGTCGGCGCTGCTCGAGACGGGGCGCTTTCCTCCCGGTACCGTCGTGGATACGTCTCCGGGTTGGATGCGTATCGACAGCTATACCATTCGCGATGTCTCCAACAACGGTCAATTGACGCTGGCCGGCATCCTGCGTAAATCGTCCAATATCGGCATGGCCAAGCTGACACTGCAGCTGGATGAGCCCCTCGTGCCGCAGCGCTATCGTGAGCTGGGCTTCGGTCAGGCACCGGGGACAGGTTTCCCCGGCGAGGCGGTTGGCGAGGTACCTTCCCCGCAGGTCTGGTCGAGCAGTCAGTGGGCCGCATTGTCCTATGGCTACGGCCTGTCGGTGTCAGCCTTGCAACTGGCCAGTGCCTACACTGCGATTGCCAATCACGGCGAGCGGATGCCGACTTCGTTGCTGCGCCTCAATCAACCGCCTCAAGGACAGCAGGTCATTCGCCCGGATGTGGCTGACCGCGTGTTGGCGATGATGGATGAGGTGGTTGAGCCGGGCACCGGTGCGCGTCGCGCTGAGGTGCCAGGCTATACCGTAGCGGGCAAGACCGGTACCGTGCGCAAGATCGGCGATGCCGGCTATGCGCAGAACGCCTATCGAGGATTGTTTGTCGGCATCACGCCGGTCTCCGATCCGCGTATCATCACGGTGGTAATGATTGATCATCCGCGTGGTGATGCCTATTACGGCGGTGCCATTGCTGCTCCGGTATTCTCGCGTATTGCCGGTAGCGCCCTGCGTATTCTGGATGTGCCGCCGGACCAGCCCGCTGGTGATGAGGGGCATTGA
- a CDS encoding penicillin-binding protein activator yields MMISTRGPMAAALIAISLAGCSFTPSIVQQAFDGDPDQLLAQAEQQQPTEAAQTRLHAADILARSGRRPQALEVANNLDDSLLQGDDRREWAMLLSELGDSEGDPRAVLRAAEVLDDMQFPSDEANLLRLRQGLALGQTGKPQQAAQLLMQVQSDTGREDINDAIWEQLSVLNARQANALAQPDNSIVTGWLELATLVRDSGGDIQRLFNQLDDWRVNYSDHPANRRMPSQITGLRDLEGQHVENIAVMLPESGPLADVADAIERGIRTHQDNQTGGPQLTFIDSSSGNIDMLYQQAQSNGAQVVVGPLDKAVVTQLENRANVPIPTLALNYGEGASNNTEGLFEYGLSAEDEARQAADRAWQDGHRTASMLVPNNGWGQRVGEAFWNEWRSLGGNTANAVRYNPGAPATESTRRAIADPRPDMLFLLALPEYARQVKPTLEYYSASDLPVYATSHLYEGRPQPRLDADLNGVQFLDIPWQIPDAAVGGADALPFHASYQELREEGNPALFRLMAMGVDAYELARRIPQFEALPQTQMQGATGMLGNDAGRIYRELPWAVFSNGVPAPILIGQSLTDADDEAGSSDNEENTQP; encoded by the coding sequence ATGATGATTTCGACCCGCGGCCCGATGGCCGCCGCGCTGATCGCAATTTCACTGGCGGGGTGTAGTTTCACCCCGAGCATTGTACAACAGGCGTTCGACGGCGACCCTGATCAACTGCTGGCCCAGGCAGAACAGCAGCAACCCACCGAGGCAGCACAGACACGCCTGCATGCGGCAGACATTCTGGCACGCTCGGGACGCCGCCCCCAGGCCCTGGAAGTAGCCAACAATCTCGATGACAGTCTGTTGCAGGGCGATGACCGTCGCGAATGGGCGATGCTGCTGTCGGAACTGGGCGATAGTGAAGGTGATCCTCGAGCAGTACTGCGCGCAGCCGAAGTACTCGATGATATGCAGTTCCCCAGCGACGAGGCCAACTTACTGCGCCTGCGTCAGGGACTTGCATTGGGTCAAACCGGCAAGCCCCAGCAAGCGGCACAGTTATTGATGCAGGTTCAGAGTGACACCGGTCGCGAAGATATCAACGATGCCATCTGGGAACAGCTTTCCGTCCTGAATGCACGCCAGGCCAATGCCCTGGCACAACCGGACAATTCAATTGTTACCGGCTGGCTGGAACTTGCCACTCTCGTTCGCGATAGCGGAGGCGACATACAGCGCTTGTTCAACCAGCTTGATGACTGGCGGGTCAACTACTCCGACCACCCTGCCAACCGCCGCATGCCAAGCCAGATTACCGGATTGCGAGATCTGGAAGGTCAGCATGTCGAGAACATCGCCGTCATGCTGCCGGAATCCGGCCCACTGGCCGATGTTGCTGATGCTATCGAGCGCGGCATTCGCACTCATCAGGACAATCAGACTGGCGGCCCCCAACTGACCTTCATCGACTCCTCTAGCGGCAATATCGACATGCTCTATCAGCAAGCTCAGAGCAACGGCGCTCAGGTCGTAGTCGGCCCGCTCGACAAGGCAGTGGTGACTCAGCTGGAGAATCGCGCCAACGTACCCATTCCAACTCTGGCTCTGAACTATGGCGAAGGCGCCAGCAACAACACCGAGGGACTATTCGAATATGGTCTCTCCGCCGAAGATGAAGCGCGTCAGGCTGCCGATCGCGCCTGGCAGGATGGTCATCGCACCGCCTCGATGCTGGTCCCCAACAATGGTTGGGGACAGCGTGTCGGCGAAGCCTTCTGGAACGAGTGGCGCTCACTGGGCGGCAACACTGCCAATGCTGTGCGCTACAACCCCGGCGCACCAGCCACGGAAAGCACTCGTCGGGCTATCGCCGACCCACGCCCGGACATGCTGTTCCTGCTGGCATTGCCGGAGTATGCCCGCCAGGTCAAACCCACTCTGGAGTACTATTCGGCCAGCGACCTGCCGGTCTATGCTACTTCACACTTGTATGAGGGCCGCCCCCAGCCACGCCTCGACGCTGATCTGAACGGCGTGCAGTTCCTCGATATCCCATGGCAGATCCCGGACGCAGCCGTAGGCGGTGCCGACGCACTGCCGTTCCACGCCAGCTACCAGGAACTCCGCGAGGAAGGCAACCCCGCCCTGTTCCGCCTGATGGCCATGGGTGTCGACGCCTACGAACTGGCGCGTCGCATCCCTCAGTTCGAAGCTCTTCCCCAAACCCAGATGCAGGGCGCCACCGGGATGCTCGGCAACGATGCCGGGCGCATCTATCGCGAGCTTCCCTGGGCAGTGTTCTCGAACGGCGTTCCAGCGCCAATCCTGATCGGCCAATCCTTGACGGACGCGGATGACGAAGCAGGATCTTCCGACAACGAAGAAAATACCCAACCCTGA
- the rsmH gene encoding 16S rRNA (cytosine(1402)-N(4))-methyltransferase RsmH: MPSPSSESSVRGHAHTSVLLDGAVDTLIHDASGCYLDGTFGRGGHSRAILSQLAPQGRLIALDRDPEAIAEAQRIDDARFSIIRAEFARLAEVAREQGVHGQLSGVLLDIGVSSPQLDDAERGFSFLRDGPLDMRMDPSQGESAAQWLARVGEAEMASVFKRHGEERYARRLSRAIIERRAEQPFTRTADLAAVVKAAHPAWEKGKHPATRVFQAIRIEINGELDQLDAALDAALEALAPGGRLVVISFHSLEDRRVKRFIRDHVRGDTNVPRGIPLRDDQLQRRLEPLGKAMRASDAEVADNPRARSAVMRMARKRY; this comes from the coding sequence ATGCCGTCACCTTCTTCAGAAAGCTCCGTGCGCGGCCATGCTCATACCAGTGTCTTGCTCGACGGTGCCGTGGATACTCTGATCCACGATGCCAGTGGCTGTTATCTGGATGGCACCTTCGGTCGCGGTGGCCATTCGCGCGCCATTCTGTCGCAACTTGCCCCGCAAGGGCGTCTGATTGCGCTGGACCGCGACCCTGAGGCGATTGCCGAAGCGCAACGCATTGATGACGCTCGCTTTTCCATTATCCGTGCTGAATTCGCTCGTCTGGCAGAGGTCGCTCGCGAGCAGGGCGTGCACGGTCAGTTGTCCGGTGTTCTGCTGGACATCGGTGTTTCTTCTCCCCAACTGGACGATGCAGAGCGTGGCTTCAGCTTTCTGCGCGACGGCCCACTGGATATGCGTATGGACCCCAGTCAAGGGGAAAGTGCCGCACAGTGGCTGGCCCGCGTCGGCGAAGCCGAGATGGCGTCGGTTTTCAAGCGTCATGGAGAGGAGCGTTATGCGCGCCGCCTCTCACGAGCCATCATCGAGCGTCGCGCCGAGCAACCTTTCACGCGTACTGCGGACCTTGCTGCTGTGGTCAAGGCCGCCCATCCCGCCTGGGAGAAGGGCAAGCATCCTGCAACCCGGGTATTTCAGGCGATTCGTATCGAGATCAACGGCGAACTTGATCAGCTTGACGCGGCGCTTGATGCAGCGCTGGAGGCGTTGGCTCCAGGCGGGCGCCTCGTGGTCATCAGCTTCCATTCGTTGGAAGACCGCCGGGTCAAGCGCTTCATTCGCGACCATGTACGTGGCGATACCAATGTGCCGAGAGGCATTCCGCTCCGGGATGATCAGTTGCAGCGTCGGCTCGAGCCGCTCGGTAAGGCGATGCGCGCCAGTGACGCGGAGGTCGCCGATAATCCGCGAGCACGCAGTGCGGTAATGCGCATGGCCCGCAAGCGTTATTGA
- the ftsL gene encoding cell division protein FtsL → MAQGRLDINAFGWPLKKTFAPRLLLVLALLSACLVTALAVISVSHQTRVQYAQLQQLEREQQQLQTEWGQLLLEESAWSAPSRIERLAIERLEMHLPDIHDIEVIAP, encoded by the coding sequence ATGGCTCAAGGACGGCTGGATATCAATGCCTTTGGATGGCCGCTCAAAAAGACCTTTGCTCCACGTCTGCTGCTGGTGCTGGCACTACTGAGTGCCTGCCTCGTGACGGCGCTGGCAGTGATCAGCGTTAGCCACCAGACTCGCGTTCAGTACGCCCAGCTTCAGCAACTGGAGCGTGAACAGCAGCAGTTGCAGACCGAGTGGGGGCAATTGCTGCTCGAGGAAAGCGCCTGGTCGGCGCCGTCGCGTATCGAACGCCTGGCAATCGAACGCCTGGAAATGCATCTGCCGGATATTCACGATATCGAGGTCATTGCGCCATGA
- a CDS encoding phosphoheptose isomerase yields the protein MDFQSRILGHFNDSIDTKTYASEVLPPFIEVASQMMVQCLVNEGKILACGNGGSAGDSQHFSSELLNRFERERPSLPALALTTDTSTLTSIANDYSYNEVFSKQIRALGQPGDILLAISTSGNSGNVIQAIQAAHDRDMTVVALTGRDGGNMASLLGQDDCEIRVPATSTARIQEVHLLAIHCLCDLIDEQLFGTSE from the coding sequence ATGGATTTCCAGAGTCGAATTCTCGGACACTTCAACGACAGCATCGACACCAAGACCTATGCCAGCGAAGTGCTTCCCCCATTCATTGAGGTGGCAAGCCAGATGATGGTCCAGTGTCTTGTCAACGAGGGCAAGATTCTTGCTTGCGGCAATGGCGGCAGCGCCGGTGACAGCCAGCACTTCTCCTCGGAGCTACTTAACCGCTTCGAGCGAGAACGCCCGAGCCTACCAGCCCTGGCATTGACTACCGACACCTCGACATTGACGTCAATTGCCAATGACTACAGCTACAACGAAGTCTTTTCGAAGCAGATTCGTGCGCTCGGCCAACCAGGCGATATCCTGCTGGCGATCTCCACCAGCGGTAACTCAGGCAATGTCATCCAGGCCATTCAAGCGGCACATGATCGCGACATGACTGTAGTTGCCCTGACCGGCCGCGACGGTGGCAATATGGCCTCACTGCTGGGCCAGGATGATTGTGAGATTCGCGTCCCCGCGACCTCCACTGCCCGGATCCAGGAAGTTCACCTATTGGCGATCCACTGTCTCTGCGACCTGATCGATGAACAACTTTTCGGGACGAGTGAGTAA
- the rsmI gene encoding 16S rRNA (cytidine(1402)-2'-O)-methyltransferase — protein sequence MPDTNVGSLYVVATPIGNLDDLSIRATKVLAKVKLVAAEDTRHSARLMRHLGIAPKMVSLHDHNEGARVAQLVRHLEAGDDIALISDAGTPLISDPGYVLVRELRAAGFRIVPVPGACALITALCAAGLPTDRFTFHGFLPAKGSARRGDLEQWIKVPETLVFYESPHRIRDTLTDIATLFGKRRVVLGRELTKTFETFLDGDANTLLELMSADPDQARGEFVIMVEGAPQVAESASEIDANALLAALLAEGAGVKQSAAVAARVLGGGRKTWYARAQALKDGD from the coding sequence ATGCCAGACACGAATGTAGGGTCATTGTACGTGGTCGCAACGCCGATTGGGAATCTGGACGATCTCAGTATCAGAGCTACAAAGGTGCTTGCAAAGGTGAAGCTGGTGGCAGCGGAAGACACACGTCACAGTGCACGTCTGATGCGTCATCTCGGTATAGCACCAAAAATGGTGTCCTTGCATGACCATAATGAGGGGGCTCGAGTTGCGCAGTTGGTCAGGCATCTGGAAGCAGGAGATGACATAGCGCTTATCAGTGACGCTGGAACCCCATTGATCAGTGACCCCGGGTATGTGTTGGTTCGAGAGTTGCGGGCTGCTGGCTTTCGTATCGTGCCCGTACCGGGTGCCTGTGCGCTGATCACGGCGCTCTGCGCTGCTGGACTGCCTACGGATCGTTTTACCTTTCATGGTTTCTTGCCGGCGAAGGGGAGCGCACGCCGTGGCGACCTGGAGCAGTGGATCAAGGTGCCGGAGACGTTGGTGTTCTATGAGTCTCCACACCGTATTCGCGATACGTTGACCGATATTGCCACATTGTTCGGGAAGCGTCGTGTGGTTCTGGGGCGTGAGTTGACCAAGACCTTCGAGACGTTTCTCGATGGCGATGCCAATACTCTTCTGGAACTGATGTCGGCGGACCCCGATCAGGCACGAGGTGAGTTTGTGATCATGGTCGAAGGGGCTCCGCAGGTCGCGGAATCGGCCTCCGAAATCGACGCAAACGCTCTGCTGGCGGCGCTGCTCGCCGAGGGTGCTGGGGTCAAGCAGAGTGCTGCGGTAGCGGCCCGTGTGCTGGGTGGCGGGAGAAAAACATGGTACGCCAGGGCTCAGGCGCTGAAGGACGGGGATTGA
- a CDS encoding UDP-N-acetylmuramoyl-L-alanyl-D-glutamate--2,6-diaminopimelate ligase has product MSVSTLRLTAALNRLWPGCDAPDGLPSSLHALTTDSREVIPGSVFVAIPGVGADGRDYIDQALAAGAVLVLAERGEAPLTHAGEPVMWLEHLRAQVGELSREVHQVPDELELIGVTGTNGKSSVTHYIAELSREIGVDTGLIGTLGHGRPGALVQGMLTTPEPLALQRQLGELAGQGIKRIAMEVSSHALDQQRVAGCRFSAAVFTNLSRDHLDYHGSMIAYAAAKALLFKRPELRLAVVNGDDSLSRLMLAGIGRDVRVLASGEDESVSLRVVEWLPGPDGQRALIGTPEGEHVLVLPLMGRFNLDNVLLAMATLYGLGASMDELVAAAEHLTPVPGRMQPLVQEGAPTVVIDYAHTPDALVNALQALKAHLPGEGQLWCLVGCGGDRDVGKRPLMAQAAARHADRVVITDDNPRSENPESIRDAMLSGLGPADRQHGCNIAGRGEAIARTIREAGPEDVILIAGKGHETYQEVMGVRHDFSDLDEAQRALHARSVGGKV; this is encoded by the coding sequence ATGAGCGTATCTACGCTGCGGCTCACTGCCGCTTTGAATCGACTCTGGCCTGGCTGTGACGCGCCCGATGGGTTGCCGTCAAGCCTGCATGCGCTGACGACAGACAGCCGTGAAGTCATACCCGGCAGTGTGTTCGTGGCCATTCCGGGCGTCGGAGCCGATGGTCGTGATTACATTGACCAGGCACTCGCAGCTGGTGCGGTATTGGTCCTTGCTGAGCGTGGCGAGGCGCCGCTGACGCATGCCGGAGAGCCTGTAATGTGGCTTGAGCATCTGCGCGCACAGGTCGGTGAGTTGTCCCGCGAGGTGCACCAGGTGCCGGATGAACTCGAATTGATTGGAGTGACTGGCACCAACGGCAAAAGCTCCGTGACCCATTACATCGCTGAGCTGTCGCGTGAGATCGGTGTCGATACGGGTCTGATTGGTACTCTAGGCCACGGCCGTCCCGGCGCGCTGGTCCAGGGGATGTTGACCACTCCGGAACCACTGGCATTGCAGCGTCAGTTGGGAGAACTGGCCGGTCAGGGTATCAAGCGTATCGCCATGGAAGTTTCCTCTCATGCGCTGGATCAGCAGCGCGTTGCAGGTTGTCGTTTCTCGGCAGCGGTGTTTACCAACCTCAGCCGCGATCATCTCGATTACCACGGCAGCATGATCGCCTATGCCGCAGCCAAGGCGTTACTGTTCAAGCGCCCTGAGCTGAGGCTGGCGGTGGTCAACGGCGATGACTCTCTCTCACGGCTGATGCTGGCTGGAATAGGGCGAGACGTACGCGTCCTCGCCAGTGGTGAAGATGAAAGCGTTTCGTTGCGGGTGGTTGAGTGGCTGCCTGGTCCTGATGGTCAGCGTGCCTTGATTGGCACGCCTGAAGGCGAGCATGTGCTGGTTCTGCCGTTGATGGGGCGCTTCAATCTCGACAATGTTCTGCTGGCGATGGCAACGCTTTACGGCCTGGGCGCGTCGATGGATGAGTTGGTCGCCGCCGCAGAGCACCTGACGCCGGTGCCGGGGCGTATGCAGCCGCTGGTGCAGGAAGGTGCGCCGACGGTGGTAATTGATTATGCCCATACGCCCGATGCACTCGTCAATGCCTTGCAGGCACTCAAGGCACACCTGCCAGGTGAAGGGCAGCTCTGGTGCCTGGTGGGGTGTGGTGGAGACCGCGATGTCGGTAAGCGCCCGTTGATGGCGCAAGCAGCGGCACGTCATGCTGACCGAGTGGTGATCACCGACGACAATCCGCGCAGTGAAAACCCTGAGTCGATTCGCGACGCCATGCTCTCGGGTCTTGGGCCGGCGGATCGTCAGCATGGTTGTAATATCGCTGGGCGTGGCGAGGCGATTGCCCGCACGATCCGTGAAGCGGGTCCTGAGGATGTGATCCTGATTGCCGGCAAGGGCCATGAAACCTACCAGGAAGTCATGGGTGTGCGTCACGACTTTTCCGACCTCGATGAGGCTCAACGGGCGCTGCATGCTCGGTCTGTCGGAGGTAAGGTCTGA